The following coding sequences are from one Paenibacillus stellifer window:
- a CDS encoding pro-sigmaK processing inhibitor BofA family protein: protein MRTAALAVLVISAVLLIAIVLKKRLGWRWLGLFGSHLVLAAIGLYLVDFTRLAGDLYIPLNPATIGTVSVLGLPGVAVLLGLKVTLFG, encoded by the coding sequence TTGAGAACGGCGGCTTTGGCAGTACTGGTGATTTCGGCGGTTCTATTGATTGCGATTGTGTTGAAAAAAAGACTGGGATGGAGGTGGCTGGGCCTGTTCGGCTCCCACCTGGTTCTGGCGGCGATCGGCTTATATTTGGTTGATTTTACCCGTCTGGCGGGGGATCTGTATATTCCGCTGAATCCTGCCACGATTGGAACAGTGTCCGTATTAGGCTTGCCTGGGGTTGCCGTACTGTTGGGATTGAAAGTTACCTTATTTGGGTAG